The window GAGGGGGCCTCGGGTCGCAGGGGGCACGGGACGGATTTTGACGGTGCTTGCACCCTCAGCGCTGCTTGCAATCTTGACGCTGGTGCCGGTCAGTGTGGCCCAGCAGTTGGATCTGGAGTTCCTGAAACCTTCCCCGCCTGCCAAAACAAGAAGCATCCCCATGCCGCAGCGCCCGGAGTCCATGGCCGAGCCTGCCGCACTGCCAACCATGCTGGATGCCCCCGGCGGGGGGAGTCTGGGAAAGCCTTTGACCGTGACGGTTTCCAAAACCCTGTATTTGCCCCCGGCCATGTACGGGCAGTGGTCGGTGACCGGCATAGTGAAAGAGACCAATATTACGGGGCTGGTGCCGGTGGCCAATGACCTTTGGGTGCTGCAACGGCAAGGCGATGAGGTGACCATTACAAACCCGGTCAACGGTGCTTCTGCCTCCATTCAGGTGGATGCGGTGGAAGGAAACACGGCTACTTTTCACCGTTCTGGACAGTCTAACCGGATCAATCGCTCGGAAACGGTGACCCTGACGGTGAACGGAGATACCCTGTACGGACGCAATATGCGCCGGGAAGAGGTTATGCGCAAGGGGCAGGTGGTTAAGGTCAATTATGCCCTGTTTGAGTTGCAGGGCACCCGCATCGGGGGAGCCCGGGCCGTCTTTCGACCTGAAGCCCTGCAAGAGGGGCCGGATCTTCAGATTGATGAAGTGAAACGTTTTCCCTGAGCCTTTGGGCACGGGCCTGCCGCTTTTTTTGTAAATTTTATTTAAAGTTTGCCGGTTTTGGGTTTCAGATTTTTGCAACCGTGCCGATGACTCTAAAAATGAGTCTTTTTCTCATCCCATGATTTCCTGAACTCAGGGGCCATTTTGTCATGACCCCAGTATTCAGGACCCAGGCGCTGGAAGACGAAAGGGTGTTTTATGCGTTTTCAATCACGGTTAAAACGATCCCTGCGGGCAAACAAGGTATCGGGCAACGCCCTGATGGAATATGCGGTTCCGGCCAGCATTATTCTGCTGTCCACGGGCTTGTTGGTCACACTGGCCGATTCCTCTTCGCTGATGGCCGGTTATTTCCTGTCGGCCAGCGGCAGAAGCACCGCCAGTCTGAAGGGAACAACGCTTGAAACCCAGGGTCTGGCTGAGCGTGCCACTGGCGATAACGGGATGGGGTATGAAGGCTTTTCGGGCGCTTCTTTTGCCAGTGTGTCCGGGGCTTCCGCCGGAGCGGGGGCTTCTCCTGTCTTTTATTCGGGCACGGTCACCCGGAAAGGCGGGCGTACTCAATCCCCTTCTCCTGAATATCTCTACAAATGAGTCATTCAAGTCAAAGGTTCTGTATGATTCGGAAATATCAATCGTTTACCACACCCTTGCAAGGCCAGTCGCTGGTTGAATTTGTGCTGGTGATGCCCATCATGATCATCATCCTGCTGGGCGCCTTTTGCTTTGGCTTGGGAACCTATCAGGCGCACATGACCTCGGACGCCATTCAGTTGCCCCTGCTGAGAAGCATGGATATGGCAAACCTGCCGGGGGCCGTCAGTGGCGGACAACTACAGGGCTATATTACCAGTGGGGGACTCCGTGGCAGTCTGATGGCCGGAAATCTGGTTGACAGCATTCAGGTCAACCCAGCCACCGGCATCCTGATCGCCAAGAAAAACTACATTCCGCTGGTGGACATCATCCCGGGTTTTACCATTACGGTGGGACAGTCTGTCAACCCCAGTCTTCTGAAAGCGACCGCTACCGGCGGGACTGCCCGCCCCCTGGCGACCCCTTGGGTACCGGGTGGTGTGATGCAGCCCCCACCCTGGGCTGCAGGGGCAGCGGCACCGGCACCGGGTACAGCGACCCCGGATGCAGCGGCTGCGGACACGACGGCCCCTCCCTAGACAGTGGCCGTTCCGGACAGCGCCTGTCGCTATATTTCTCCGTGTTTAGCAATTCTCAACCCTTAGGAGCCGATTCGTGTCCCCAAGAAGCAGAGGCCCTATCTCCCGAAAACGCTGTATGGGCGCCAATCTGGCCCTGTTTTGCGGCGTAGCCCTTTTATTGATTGGCTTTATGGGAATTTGCATTTACACGGGCCTGCAAGCCTTTGTGGAAGGAGACTTGCAACGGGTGACCATGAACGCGGCAATGGCTGGGGCCTCCCGCTTTTACAGTGAGACGGGCAATTTTGGGAAGCCCATGCCCAGCCCCGGAAATGCCACGGCCTATGCCCAGCAAACCTTCAACCAGATTATTCAGGGCTCCTCCCTGAAAGGGTTTGACGCAAAAATCACGGGGGTGTCCGCTACGGACGCCAGTGACAGCGTGACGGTGACTTCGACCGCCCTCATCCAGACCGCTTTGCTCAGCGCGGTGGGCATTAAGAATATCAAGTTCAACGCCACAGCCACGGCCAGGGCCATCAAGTACGAGCCCACCCTTTTTACCGGGCCCATCCAGATTTTACCCGATGGCCAGAATCTGGAGAGCTATTCCAAAACACTGACCCTGAGCTTCCCCCTGCTGGATGGAGAGGGTACCGACCTGTACGTGGAGCAGCCCGCGGAAGCCCAGCAGGGCTATGTGGTGGAGGCGTGCAATCCGACATCCTGCTACAACATTGTGGAGGCCGCCACGCCGGTGGGTACCAGCCAGATTTTGACGGCAACCAATGGGGAGCGCCTGATTTACGGCACGGCCACTTTTGACCTGAAAAAAGTGGGTGTGAACAAAGTGACCCGGTTGCGTTTCACTCACGGTAACGATTTTGAGGGCGGCTACTACAATGCCGGGGTAAAAATGGACTATACCACCAATCAACCCGCCGCCGCACCTGCGGCTGATCCCGCCGCACCTGCGGCTGATCCCGCCGCACCTGCGGCTGATCCTGCCGCACCTGCGGCTGATCCTGCCGCGCCTCCGGCTGATCCTGCCGCACCTCCGACGGATCCCGCCGCGCCTCCGGCTGATCCTGCCGCGCCTCCGGCAGCCGCGCCAACCGGGGCGGGAATGCCGTTGACCCTTCAAAAAGTTATGATTTTCGGCCACGCCAGTACCTGTTCAGCACCTGCGCAATGCGCCATACCGGCAGGGTTTACCCCGGTGGAATAAATGCGATGACTGAAGCTAGCGGCTAATATCGATGTAAAAAATCTCGGAGGACAGGATGTAGTCCTTAAAGACGGATCGATCCTGGTTTTGCCGGGCCGCAAATTGCTGATTGGCCCGAATCACTTCATTTTCATCAATTTGGGCCATTTTTTTACGTTCATCAATGACAACGCTGAGAATGCCGGAAGCCATGGGTGGGGTATCCTTTACTCGGGGCGGCTTGAAGCCCTGTTAAACTATTTGTGCCAGAACACCAGTGTGTCTCAACAGGTTCTATGTTTTACCAAGCAGAGAAACGAAAAACATATCGGAAAAGTGCGGGCCTGTTGCGGCTTGTTTCAAAAAACCACGAAAAAATTCATAATGGAGGCCAACACCTTAGGTAGTGAGCCATTGGGAGATGCGGGCTTTGGCCCATTCCAGCCGTTCGTCTAAATTCAGCGTGTCGCAGGCCAGCCAGTGAATCTCCGGGTTTCGTCGGAACCAGGTCATTTGCCGACGGGAGTACTGGTGAATATTCAGGCGCACCCGCTCCAGCGCCTCCGGCAAAGTACATTCCCCCAGCGCCACGCTCATCAGTTCCGGGTAGCCGTGGGCCACATGCAGGGCGTGGGCCTGTGGGCCGTATCGCCGAACCAGCGATTCCACTTCCGCCAGCCATCCCGCCTGCATCATGGCTTCAATGCGCTGATCAATGCGAGCCCTGAGCAAATCCCGATCCTGATACATCAATCCCAACCACAACACGTCCAGCGATTTCTGAACGGGCGCGTTGGGGACGGGCAAGCCGGTGGCCTCAATAATTTCCAGGGCCCGGATAATGCGAACGGTATCGTTCGGGTGTAACGCTGCTGCCCGAATGGGGTCCAGGGCCTTGAGCCTGTCATGCAGATGGGCAGAGCCGTGCTGTTGGGCCAACCGGTGCATGGCCTCCCGAAAGTCCGCATTGGGTGGCACGCCGGGGATAAAATCGGCTTGCAACAGTGCCTTTAGATAAAATCCGGTGCCGCCGGTGACCACAGGTATCTTTCCGGCCTGTTGAAGGATTTTCAGTATGGCGCTGGCTTCTGTCTGGTAGTTGGCGGCGCTATAGGCCTCGGTGGGCTCGGCCACGTCAATCAGGTGGTGAGGAATGCCCCCTCGCTCTTCCGGGCTGGGCTTTGCGGTGCCAATGGTCAGCTCCCGGTAAATCAGTTGAGAGTCCGCGGAAATGATTTCCGTGCCCAGCCATTGGGCAATTTCAACGGACAAGGCGGTTTTGCCGGTGGCGGTGGGGCCCAATATGGCAATGACCCTGGGAAGGCTGAGCGTTCTGGCGGAGGCTGACATGTCGCTAGGGGGCAGGCGGGGTGTTCAGGAACTCATCCGGTTTGTCGGCTTCCTCCGCTTCCGGTGGCAGTGGCTTGCCGATTACTTGATAGCCATACAGGAATATGAGGACGGCAAAGAACACCTGAAGCAACAGGTTTAAAAATTGCAGGGCAATGGCCAGAAACAGGTTGCTGGGCCCTGCCAGGCCGGAAACCAGAAACAAGGGGATACCCAGCAAGGCCAGAATGAGAATCAGCGCCACGTAGCGCAGGGGGTCCCGTAGAAACTGCCCCATACTGCTAAAGCATGCCTTGATCCCACCCTGCCGATAGAAGATGACATAGACTGGCCACAGCAGGGTTAAGGCCCATAAAACGCCGTAGATGAGGGCCCCTATCATAAACAGGAGCGAGAATTCACCTACCGCCAATTTTTGGGCGATGCTGAGGCTGTTAATAAAGGCTTCTCGTTGGGCGATGGGGAGCGTGGCCGCTTTTATAAGCAAGGGGTTTGCCTTGAGCCAGCTGGGTCGAATCCAGTAACCCAGCCCGCTCAGGATCAGGGCGTTCAGGCCAAAGACCAGGGAGAAGGAATTAAAAAATCGGCCCACGCCAGGAAAAAAGCTCTGAAACAACCGCATGGATTCCAGCACGTAATTCTGCTGCAAGGCTTCTGTTCTGGGGACACTTAGAAACCGGATACAGGCCTGGGCCACCATGTTGAACCAGCCTGCCATGATGGCGGCAAACAGCAAAAGCAGAATAAGCCCGTAACCGAGCCACTGAACGCTCAAATCGGGCCATTGGTTTACATTGAGCAGGCTTCCGAACAGGAGCAGGCTGAAAAGCAGAATGTAAACAAGCGTAAAGTTCCGTGCGCTGATCACGAAGCTGTCTGTCAAAAGGGTAAAAAGCAATCGCATGGCTGGAAGTTTAGCATCAACATCCCCAAGCTAAAAGCTGTAAAATAGAATTAGCCGAATGGGGAATGACATTTTCCTTTTTTGAAAATATAATGATTGCTATCTTTGCGATAGCGCTTGGCTATCATTTCTTTCGATACGGTGAGGGAGTCCGGTTTCAGTGAGCTTATTGAATTTCGCTTTCATCCGGTGGGCCGGTTCCCGGAATCCTGAATTTTTTAACGAGGCACCAATGACATAAACTGAGGGACTATAGGCATGTTACAAACGCCAACGCCACCCAGGAAATACCGTCCGCTGCGAGGAAGACACCCGGAATCAGGGTACTTTGCCGCCAAAGTCGGGCAATATGGGAGCTACATGAAGTCAGGGACTACCTACGGCGGTAATCCCAGTTTTATGCAGTATCGTCTGGGTCCTGGCTCCGACTTGCCTCAGGCATCCCTGTCCAACGCCGATTTGCGCTGGAGTAATTTTCGGGGCGCCAATCTGTCCGGCGTTCAACTGTCAGGCTCCATTTTGTGGGGGGCCATCCTCACCAACGCCAACCTGCGGGGCGCTGATCTGACCAACGCCGACTTTACCGGGGCGGACATCATGGGCGCGGATTTAACCAGCGCCAAGACCCAGGGCACCTGCTTTGTGGGAGCCCGCTACAGTCCGGAAACCCGATTCCCCAAAGGCTTTGGAGATCCGGAGAAAAAGGGCATGCTCAGCCTGCGGGAGTCCATGCAGATCAGCTAGCCAGGATGGCAGGTACAAAAGCCCGGCACCCGGTTCGCACCGGGTCTTCAAGATACGGAGGGAGTCCTTTGGGGGCTCCCTTCCCGTTTTTTCAAATATTGGGACGGGCTGTTATTGATTGCCGGGGTTACTTAACGGTAAGATGTCAGCAACGTTTATTGATTGATTTAGGAATTGGAAAAATGTCTGCTGACGAGATTCATGCCCTGGCTGAAGAGAAAATGAAAAAGGCCATTGCCTCGGCTCAGTATGAAATGGCTGCCATTCGTACTGGACGTGCCAACCCGCTGATTCTGGATCGGGTGACCGTGGATTATTACGGCTCTCCCACCGCCATTCGGCAAATGGCCAATGTGTCTGTTCAGGAAGGGCAAACGCTGGTCATTCAGCCCTACGACAAGACCGCGCTGGTGGAAATCGAGAAGGCGCTCTCCAAATCGGACATTAATTTGCCAGTGAACAACGATGGGCAGGTACTGCGCCTGAATGTTCCACCCTTGACCGAAGAACGCCGTCGGGAACTGGTGAAAGTGGTCAAAAAAATCGGCGAAGAAGGTAAAGTGGCCATTCGGAACATCCGTCGGGACGCCACCGGGGATTTGGAAAAACTGAAAAAGACCGAAAACCTGCCCGAGGACGAGTTGAAAACCCGTCTGGACAAAATTCAGAAACTGACCGATAAATACACCCAACAACTGGATCAACAGGTTGGGGAAAAAGAAAAAGAGGTCATGGAGGTATAGGTGACTGTTCCCGGTCAGCCCCCTGCGGTTGAAAAAGCGCCATCCACGGCTTCTGCTGAACCCGGTGTCCCGCCCAAAAAACTGGGGCTTTCACGGGTACAAATGGGGCTGATTATTGCCCTGATTTTTTTTGGCTGCGCTTTTCTGGGGGGCTGGTGGTGGTCGGCGCTGGTAATGGCCTCCATCTACTTCGGTCAAAAGGAGCTGGAAGCGCTGCTGGGTAATATTGGCGTGAAACCGTCTCGTCTCATTATTTTTTCCGCGGCCTTGCTCATGGTGGCCGCGGCCAGTGTGGACAAGCCCCAGTTTATTTCCCCCATTCTCACTCTGGCCATCATCGCCAGCTTTTTTCGCCTGTTGTTCCGCAGCCCCCGGGCCAAGATTGGCGATATCGGCGGCACCTTGATCGTGGTTTTTTATATGGTGTATCTGCCGGTGCATTTCATCCTGATTCGGCATGTGGGTGCTGCGGATTCCCTGCCCGCCTGGCAGCAGCCGGGTTTGCACTACCTGTGCTTTTTGCTGTCAGTCATCAGCGCTTCAGACATCGCCGCCTATTATGTCGGCAAACGCTTTGGCAAGCACCTGCTGTACCCGGAAATCAGCCCCAAGAAAACCCGGGAAGGGGCCATTGGCGGCCTGTTGGGCGGTATTTTTCTGGGTTTTCTCAACGCCTGGCTGTGGGGTTTTGACCTGTTTCAGACCCTGGTTTTAAGCGTGCTGCTGGTGATTGTGGGGCAGTTGGGTGACTTGACCGAATCCATGATGAAGCGGGAAGTGGGACTGAAAGACTCCGGGGCTTTATTGGCCAGTCACGGCGGATTTCTGGATCGGGCGGATAGCTATATTTTTTCAGGGGTGGTTTGCTACTATTATATCCACTGGATTGTGCTGCAACAGGGCCTGGCCCCTGAGGTCATGCACTGGTTCCATCAATTCACCCGGGGAGCGTCCTGAAACCCGCCTATGATCTCAGGGCGGAGGATGTGGATTCCCTGATGGCCGCTCGCTACTCTCACTGCTCCCGCCCTGCCTCTTGTTTTAAATCCCTCTGATTGCTCCACAAGGAAAGTTTGCTGAATGTCCTCCCCTGTTTCAGAATCGCCATCCACCCAGCCAGAGTCGATACTGGACAAAACTCGCAAGCAGGACCTGATTCGGTTGCTCAAGAGCCTGAACATCAAGCGCTCCCGTCAATATGAACTCTACGATCGGGCCTTGACCCACAGCTCCTTTACCTACGAGAACAAGCTGTCCAACCTGGACAACAACGAACGACTGGAATATCTGGGCGATGCGGTCTTGAAGCTGCTGGTCAGCGAATATCTCTTTGAGCGTTTCCCGGATCATCGGGAAGGGGAGTTGACCAAAATTCGGGCCGTGGTGGTCAGCGATGCCCGGCTGGCCCAGTTGGCCGAATCTATCCATTTGGGAGACTACATTATTTTTGGAGCCAGTGAAGGCCGCAATGGAGGACGCCGCAAGGTGTCCAATCTGGCTTGCGCTTTTGAGGCCCTGTTGGGGGCCTTGTATCTGGATGGCAAAATGGCGGAAGCCGCCGAGCTGATTCGCCGTTTGCTGGAATCCATGGTCACCGAGCTGGGGATGAGCAAGATCAAGGACAATTACAAGGCGGCTCTTCAGGAGTTGACGCAGGGGGATGGGGGCGTTTTACCCGTTTACCGCACCGTGCAGGAAACCGGCCCCTCTCATAACCGGGTCTTCTGGGTGGAAGTGACCATCAACGCGGAAGTGATGGGCGTGGGGAGCGGCAAATCCAAAAAG is drawn from Vampirovibrio chlorellavorus and contains these coding sequences:
- a CDS encoding TadE family protein, with protein sequence MIRKYQSFTTPLQGQSLVEFVLVMPIMIIILLGAFCFGLGTYQAHMTSDAIQLPLLRSMDMANLPGAVSGGQLQGYITSGGLRGSLMAGNLVDSIQVNPATGILIAKKNYIPLVDIIPGFTITVGQSVNPSLLKATATGGTARPLATPWVPGGVMQPPPWAAGAAAPAPGTATPDAAAADTTAPP
- the frr gene encoding ribosome recycling factor, giving the protein MSADEIHALAEEKMKKAIASAQYEMAAIRTGRANPLILDRVTVDYYGSPTAIRQMANVSVQEGQTLVIQPYDKTALVEIEKALSKSDINLPVNNDGQVLRLNVPPLTEERRRELVKVVKKIGEEGKVAIRNIRRDATGDLEKLKKTENLPEDELKTRLDKIQKLTDKYTQQLDQQVGEKEKEVMEV
- a CDS encoding pentapeptide repeat-containing protein, encoding MLQTPTPPRKYRPLRGRHPESGYFAAKVGQYGSYMKSGTTYGGNPSFMQYRLGPGSDLPQASLSNADLRWSNFRGANLSGVQLSGSILWGAILTNANLRGADLTNADFTGADIMGADLTSAKTQGTCFVGARYSPETRFPKGFGDPEKKGMLSLRESMQIS
- the miaA gene encoding tRNA (adenosine(37)-N6)-dimethylallyltransferase MiaA, with the translated sequence MSASARTLSLPRVIAILGPTATGKTALSVEIAQWLGTEIISADSQLIYRELTIGTAKPSPEERGGIPHHLIDVAEPTEAYSAANYQTEASAILKILQQAGKIPVVTGGTGFYLKALLQADFIPGVPPNADFREAMHRLAQQHGSAHLHDRLKALDPIRAAALHPNDTVRIIRALEIIEATGLPVPNAPVQKSLDVLWLGLMYQDRDLLRARIDQRIEAMMQAGWLAEVESLVRRYGPQAHALHVAHGYPELMSVALGECTLPEALERVRLNIHQYSRRQMTWFRRNPEIHWLACDTLNLDERLEWAKARISQWLTT
- a CDS encoding phosphatidate cytidylyltransferase encodes the protein MTVPGQPPAVEKAPSTASAEPGVPPKKLGLSRVQMGLIIALIFFGCAFLGGWWWSALVMASIYFGQKELEALLGNIGVKPSRLIIFSAALLMVAAASVDKPQFISPILTLAIIASFFRLLFRSPRAKIGDIGGTLIVVFYMVYLPVHFILIRHVGAADSLPAWQQPGLHYLCFLLSVISASDIAAYYVGKRFGKHLLYPEISPKKTREGAIGGLLGGIFLGFLNAWLWGFDLFQTLVLSVLLVIVGQLGDLTESMMKREVGLKDSGALLASHGGFLDRADSYIFSGVVCYYYIHWIVLQQGLAPEVMHWFHQFTRGAS
- the rnc gene encoding ribonuclease III — encoded protein: MSSPVSESPSTQPESILDKTRKQDLIRLLKSLNIKRSRQYELYDRALTHSSFTYENKLSNLDNNERLEYLGDAVLKLLVSEYLFERFPDHREGELTKIRAVVVSDARLAQLAESIHLGDYIIFGASEGRNGGRRKVSNLACAFEALLGALYLDGKMAEAAELIRRLLESMVTELGMSKIKDNYKAALQELTQGDGGVLPVYRTVQETGPSHNRVFWVEVTINAEVMGVGSGKSKKEAQQLAARQALEALNELEA